DNA from Microtus ochrogaster isolate Prairie Vole_2 unplaced genomic scaffold, MicOch1.0 UNK43, whole genome shotgun sequence:
CAATGAATATATGTATGACATATTACATTATACCTCATAAGTAAATGCAACTTTCAATTAAAACATGTATAATATAGATGAGATATTTTAGAATGTATCTGTGACAGGCTGAATATTGGTGGGAATTGAGACAATAAAAATGATAGCATGGAACTGATGATTTAGagaattcttgtttgttttatttgtaccATGATCCATTGGACTATAGTTTACATATGTATCTCACCCCTCTTCTCAGCTCCATCAAACATCCATGGCCTCTTCTTCATAATTATAAATATCAACCTAGTGttgcttgcatgtacatgtgtttcAGACTAACAAATTATGCCTGAATAACCTATGCATGGTTTATCACTTGAGAAAACTGATTATCCCTCCCTCAATAGCCATTGTTTCTCCTCATTCCTTCAGGTCATAATGGGGTCTTGTGAAATTTCATACAACATGTTACTATGCCAATTGATTTggtcactatatatatatatatatatatatatatatatatatatatgttatcttTAGGTAATCATATATCTGAGATTTCGTAGATTTATCTTTACTCTTTTGTCTAGAAGGTGCTATTTTGCAGCACTTCTGTTATTCTTGGTCTTTATGCCCATATTTCCACAATGTTTCTGAGTCTTGGGTGTAGGGGGTATGTTGTAGATGTCTCATGTGCAGGTGGGAACCTCAGGGTCACTTATTCTCTTCATTCTCACTAGCTGTGTGTTTGTATAGTGCTCTTCATCTGATACTTAAaggtttttcatttgttaatatttttattaatttctgcaaGACTATAatagaattaaattattttccactCCCTTTTCTCCCACACAACTCTCACATGCACCCCCTACCTTGCTATATTTCAAATTCCTGGactatttttgataatttttatttatagaaattttatttataaaatttatttataaaaattttatttatagaaaaggggagatttttagggagagggagaaaagtaaATGCAGAAAAAGGTAAGCAAATAGAACAACAATAAGGGTGTCTGAAAAGCCACAAAGAATCATACATTTAACtatttgtataaaaatttataatatatataatttccatGTATAAACATACAGACATATTTTTCATGAACTTTCTCATTTGGGCTGATGGTACCCACTTCAACACCCAAGTACCACCTAACAAAGACCCTAATATCAGACACTAAAGCCATTTTTTAGTTGTCAGCCGGGGCTACTCAGGAGAGTCCTAAAACTCACAACTTATTCCTATTGCCCTTGGTTATCCACCCTCACATAGGTAGAAGTACCTGTTACTAAAGATACCATACACATCAGAAACAGCTTCCAAGTCTCTTGAGCTGGAACTAACTAACCTGAATGTCCCCTAATGGAAGGCTAGTTTTCATGATACCATAAGGCATCTTGAATGTTTACCAAAAAAGGAGGTAATCAAGAGTCCTACACAGGTATAATGCCTATGGACAATATCAATGATCCACATGACATTATAGCCCTAAGATTATACTACTGGCATGAGTTCTTTGGTGGTTACAAATATCTCTCTAATTTGACCTAAGACCCTCTTTACAAGAGGGAAACTTTGtttggtactagaaacctagaaCTATTCAGTGCTAGTAAAAtcatggttattggaggagaatctacaatcACTAACTTACTAAACCAGCCTAATCCCTAACAATAACTTTTAAACATCTATCCTTATGCCAACAGATATAGACATAGACAGTTACAAGTCAATTAAAATGAAGAGTTGTAAAGGCCTACCTTCAATGGATATACCTATAAAACACTTCTACGCCTAAGGTTgaggaacattgtggaagagggggtagaaagattataagaaccCAGAGGATCAGATACTTGGTTGTGATGTTGAGTCTCCTAGTATTATCACAAGTTACATTCAAAAAGTCACCAATATGATTGCCCAAACATGACAGGAACAAGATTACCAATAGATATGCAAGTGGACAAGTAAAAGTCCATGAGATTTCAACTCTCAACAAAGATCTAAAAACCactgaaaaaaaagcaaatctggGAGCTAGGAGAGGTGGCTTTTTCCAAGAAATAGAACATGAATTGGTGATCCAGTGCCAAACGATCATCCCTAAAAGCATAAATGCAAGTAAAATTATACCAAATGAGCaggttgtatatgtgtgtgtatatacatgtgcatatacaagacagaaaaagaagctatTACTTTGAAGGAAAGTAGGAAGGGGCATAAAGGAGGGTTGGAGAGAAGGAAAGataagggagaaatgtaattatactGTAGTCCCAAAAATGttgagaggcaaaaaaaaaaaaacaaacaagaatgacatttttgtttctattttcacttATAAGACTGGGCCCATTACTAAACGCCTTAATCTTTCCTGGAATATTTCAGTTCTTATGATTTAATTGGCAAATACCAATATTGAGTTTACTTGCTTTTAAATCCCAGACTCAGGTAGGTAACTTAtcaatattttttgaaaagcaaattcTGTGAGTTATTCTTCTCAGTGCCTCCATaacttctttgtttctcaggctgtagatgaTGGGATTGAACATTGGGGTGAGGACTGTGTAGAACACAGCCAGAGTCTTGTCTTCTGCTGGGGATCGGAGGGATCTCGGGCGTAGATAAGTGTAAGCAAATGGTGCATAGAAGAAAGTCACCACAGTGAGGTGAGTGCTACAAGTAGAATaggccttcttcctccctgccccagAATGCATACGGTAGACAGCAAGGAAAACACGACCATAAGAGCACACTATACCAATAAATGGTAACACAAGAAAGAGGATTGTGCTCACAAATACAGTGTATTCATAGACCCATGTGTCCATGCAGGCCAGGGTTAACATGGCAGggacatcacagaagaaatgGTTGATGGCCCTGGATCGGCAGTAAGGAATGTGAAGTGCATACCCAGTGTGAGCACTGGAGTTAATGGACCCTAGCACCCAAGATCCTATTATCATCAGCACACAGACTCTTTTGTTCATGCGTGTAGCATAGTGGAGAGGAAAGCAAATAGCCACATAACGGTCATAGGCCATAGAAGCCAGCAAAAGAGTTTCTGCACCTCCAAAAGTCAAGAAGAGGAAGATCTGAAATCCACACCCAATGAAGGAGATGTACTTATTCCCCAACATGAAGTCAGACACCATTTTAGGGACAATGGTCGAGATGTAATTTAAGTCAATAAGAGAAAGCTGACTGAGTAAGaaatacatgggtgtgtggagacGGGACtccaggaggatgaggaggatcaTGGACAGGTTGCCAATCCAAGCTGTCAGGAAGATGAGAACAATGACAATGAAAAGGAACAGACCTGTTTGCGATGGTGGGAACAatcccaataaaataaaacctgtaaACGTTTGATTATAACTATCCATCAGGTGTTCATTTAGACTCTCTTAGAAGCCTATGCAATAATGTTAcctaaaagacaataaaataattcaattcaTGATTTCACCAGACTTTCATTGCTCATAACTGCTAAGCAGAGAATAGTGTACTTTGAATCATCTTCTAACTTATATATAAATCTAGAGTAAAACAACATATATTAACAAAATATCTTACTGAAACCTGAGAACCTATAAGAATATTTCCATAATGCCCTCATTAggaaattgatatttttattcctAAAAAAATTAGATGCCATGAACATGAGATTTCATAGTGCAATTTTGGAACCACTATAAATGCCTAAAATACAGGCCCATAATTGAATACATTTTTCTTGCATTCGGGATGACGCTTTTTTGCCATACTCTGGACCTAAGATACACACAACGATGTAACATTTAATAAGatcattcaaaaatatatttctttcatatgtttacCCTTCACATTAATGAAAACCAAGATTTTTCAAAACTTGGCTgctgttatttcttttaaattctatacAAAATGCTTATTAACAAATGTCAACTTCACAAGcccatctttttccttcttatccAATCACATTTGGAACACTCTAACTAGACGCTGTCTGTGGGCATGTACATAGCACATTCATTCCACCAAAGAAACAAGTGTTGTTGCCCCTTCTCAGAACCTCCCAAgcactttgctttttcttcattccttattttcctctctgctaTCTAGAACATAAGGTggaaatttaaacacacacacatttatgaatTTTCTGTCTCAGAACTACCTGGAATGAAAAGGCAATAAATGatgtacatttataaatatttcatacaaAGCAGAGGGATAGCTATGAAAGAGGACTCAGGACCTTTCAGAGTTTGTTTCAGGCTTGTTAATGGAGTAGAATCATGCCGCTAAATGTTGGGAGCGAGGAAGAATCCAGAGTCTTCAGAATGTACATGAGCATGGGCTGTTCTTCTCCACCAGGAATGCAATCTGCAGAAGGCTTAACATACTGAGCCCAGAAAATGCATGAATATGTCTGTCTGTGCTAGGGCCAATGAATATAAGTCTGGAAATCTGTAAACTGAAGAGCAAGATATACCACTTAagaatatacaaacatatacacatataaacacccAAACGCATACATAGAATAAGTTATAAATGATgagaaaattgatatttttatcagaaaaatCAGCATCTTCAGAGGCACATGGAGAGGTTTCAGTTCATAGCACAGACATCATTTATTTTGAAGGAATGACAgatgctgataaaaaaaaaataccagaaactAAAATGAGCAGGGTTGCTCAAATACAGTCAAGAAAGATTCTAAAGTaaattggaaaacattttaaagaaaaaatagaaataaaacataaaaactgaaGTTTAGAAAAGGAGTATTAAGCTTGgatatttatgcatatttaatGCAGGAGGGTCTTCTATCATCATTGGTTAACTaagaagaaaactgcttggcctgataggtcagaacataggtaggtggggaagacagaacagaatgctggaaggaagaaagcagagtcaggcagatgccatgcttctcctacccaagatggatggtggttagactcatgGCAGTAAGCCACAATCAAGTAGCGATACACAttcataaaaatgggttaatcaagatgtgagagttagctagtaagaggctagagctaatgggccaggcaatgtttaaatgaatacaatttgtgtgttattttgggtgtaaagctagccgtgtgggtcCCGGCAGGATGAAAAACAGttctgctcacctcatcactacacataTTCACGAGCATTCCAAAAAAAATGCCTAATGCAAAATAATTATGGGTTGAAATTATCAAATTACAGAACTGAAGTTACTCAGAACTGAAATGCTTGGCTCTATTGTTTAGATACCATACATGTTATGCAGAAATgtaaagagaaaattatattttgaaaataaaattattttttagacaaAGAAGTCTCTTGAGAATCaagaaaggttttttgttttttttccttttcaaaaaaaatcactttaactTTCAGAATAAACTATGGGATAGGTATCTATAAAAGtagtatcttaaaaaaaaaaaacaagccatgaGGAAAAGTGAAGTAACTGAAGCCAAATACCTACTGGCTTTGCAGTGATGCTGTGTGTTGTACATACTACCAATGTATTCTGCTATGGGAAATGTCAATATCTTTTAGAAGATGGAACAAAGATGTCAGCCtccaacaaacacaaagaaagttGTGGCTATGTTGGAATGGAGGAGCGGGAGAAGGGAGTGATATGCAGAAATGCTTGCAGTCTCCTGCTCTTCACAAACAAATGTATGACTTAAAATattacagaagtaaaaaaaataaaaaataaaatattacagaagTGAAAGGGTGAAATATTGACCTGATCAGCAATTGGGGCAGCTATGGTACTATCTTACCTTTTGGGCTGTAGCTGTTTTAACATAACAATTTTCCAGACAGAATCATTTCAAAGTACTAACACAATTGCATGCATGAAGCCTGAAGTAAATTGTGAGAAGCAAGCTGTAACCTATGAGTCTGTGCTAAACAAAGGAGTCTCAAGTGGCTACTGAAAAACAAGTGAAATTCTGAGAAAGCAGATAGTTTATACAGTCACAGTTGGATTCATCATGAAACTAACATCCCAGACTGACATTAGAGTATGCTGTTTATATTGACATTTTAAGTGACTGATTGAAATGAAATGTTAATAATTACAAATGTGATTAACATTCTAACTGACACCACTTGTGCTTTCTACAGGGTTTAACAATACTTCCATAAGTCACTTTAAGGCTGAcatgaaaataacaaagaaaaaaataatgactgatATATAACTTCATTGATCAGACACCTCCCAGCTGTCAAGGAAAATTATTTCAATCACCCGTGTTTCTTTGTTCCTGTTTGACAAAAGTGAACAAGGTGACATTGTTTAAAGGAAAGGTGCACCTGACAGGAAATTGTTTACAATTCCTGAATACTTGTTTCAAAGGTAAAAAATGGAGACATTTTTGCTTACATGACAAACTGTgttaccttctttctttctcaaggtGAAATAGCAATAATTCATTTCTTTAGGGATCATTTGAATAGATTTTAACTTGTCTTGATTCTCCTAACAATGAAAGGTCATGGCACATTAAATGGGTGAAAATCAATCAGACAACAGTGACAAGAACATTATAGGGTGCTGAAGTAACAGCACCAATGAAGCAAAAGACCTGTGTGTAGAAATATAGATAACCCACACTTGCAAGTGTCCAGATATCTGCCTGAATAAACTGTCTGAATATATTGATTTAGTATTAGAAACTATACTTTATCTCCTCCACATTGTGTATTTGTTTAATCTTGATCATTTAACCTATATGATAATGTAACCACTTTATTTAAGACAGGATATTACTATGTGGCCTTAGCTAGCCTAGAAGTTTGCCATGTAGACAAGAGTTGCCtacttagaactcacagagatccccctacctccGCCTCATAACTGCTAGGATTAGAAGAATGTGCTAACTTTCCTGGTAACCACTAGCATAGATAATAAAATCAAGTTAAGAAATTTTAAGCATATTTGTTTTGGTCTCTTTTCTGGAACTTAGAGAATACAAATCAGGCACAAACATAGATATTACAGAACATAGATATTATCTAGTTTATCATTTACCAGATACACTGTCTTATTCCTCATACATCTTGAGATAATACTTATGAAGCAAGAAAACAATTGACAGgttatatttgtgaatatatggAGAAAGTAGGATACTTATTCATTGCCAGTAGCAGTGCGAGCTAGCATAGCACCTATAAAAATCAGTGTGTAACTTCatcaaaaaaattgaaagatcaATCTACTGCAAGACCTAGCTTTACTGTCCTTAGGCATGTATATAAAGTACTCTATATCATAGTACAGATTCTTGCTAATCTGTGTTCATTTCTGTTCTATGCATAATAGCCAGACCTTATAAACATTCTTGATGTATAATGAGAATATGATCCagttacacaatgaaatactattcagctattaaggaaaataaaatttgcaaagGCGTGGATGAaccttaaaaaaatcatccaaattAGGTTACCCAGACCCCAAACGCCAATGTTACATGTTTTCTCTGATATAGGTATTAGATATTAAGCTTTAGATACTGGtaaatgccttttttaaaaaatttcttatttcttatttctttcttttttttcggtaacacatttccttttatttttttaattattttttattgagaaaatttaAATCCCCCAAactttagtaatttaaaaaacctCTAATGAAAGCCCAAAATACTACATTTCTATGACTTCAACTGGCAAGAATATCCATTTTTCCAATACTTGTATTCACTTAAAAAATTTGATGATAAAGCTTTCTTTCAAGTATTCATATAATTAgagaaaatatgcatttttagatatgcttttcctgttttaaagAAGCAAGCCTGATTTGTGCAGTTTAAAGTTAAACTGTATAGTACTTTTAGAGTGTTCCTTTATTGCAAGTTTTCTAGGACTCTTCCTTTTCATACTTTAATGTAGATCACCAAGTAAGCTGCTTTTAGTGGATTAAAACTGAtggctgcattttttttaattttatgaaagaaGACCACATTTGCTCTTCTAGAGGCTTTATAAGGAACATAGATGATATCTGTAAACACAGGAACCTCAAAATAATCTCTATCATCATTCACATAAACTTGAGCCATTGTCTCTCATCTAGTCTCTAAGATATCCTAAAGAACCATAGCTTCACAAGGAGGAGTTTCTTAaccacatgccagaagagagccAATAAGCCAAGAGATGCCCATCCTTCCAGAGAACAGGGCCAATTCATTTTTCTCCCATAAGATTTACATTACTATAGTTCTTCAGATGCTGCCTTTTGGGGAACAGGATATCATTCAGCCAGGTTAGTTTTAAACTAACTGTGTAGTTGAGGATGCATTAAAGTTGGGGCTACCCCTGCCCCATCTCCTGGGATATGATATGCCACTGAAATGGacttcatgatttatttttcatacctgatatacataaatatgtcaGCCCATAGATGAGATTTCCTTTATTTTCAGTTATATGAACTTTTAGTATTAAGAAAACTTTCCATAGACTCCAAATCAAATAACCTGCATGATCAATCCTGGGAGTGTAGACAAGCATTCTTCCCAAGAGTGCCctctcactgaaaaaaaatacattgagaaCCCTCATTTCCTCAGCATTTTCAcaatatattttacaaaagaaaacaatgtgcAGTCTCTTGTgttattttagtatttcttttatattattcaaACAATTGTAAGTTatgattatttaaaagaatatactaTTTGAGGTTGGTATTCAATACTTTGGAATCCTAAAATGATGAATTAGCATCCATAGATAGAGACTACATGAGAATATAGCCATAACCCATCCTCTGAATTTTAGACAGATTGGAGGATGATTTATAAAGCTGCAtgttctttttttgagacagagattctctgtagctttggagcctgtcctagaaccagctcttgtagaccaggctggcctcaaactcagagatccacctgcctctgcatccagagtgctggaattaaaggcgtgtgccaccaccgcccaacaagAACTGCATCTTTATACCAGACTGTTATACAGAGTTTTGAATAAAGCTTAACAAAGCTCTACTTTGTTGCAAACTTGGATTTTGAATACTAATTTGGGATCTTTTTAATTTAcgagtagaatttttaaaaataagttattggaAGATTACATGAGATAATTCACAGAAAATTCAGCAGAAAATCTTAGGCAGATTAACACTAAGTAGCGGCTCTGACATTTGACATTTACTAGCCACCAACATCTGCATTAGCATGGCCACCTGCATATGATCATCACCCACATATTTGTCACCACTTATTGTTCAGTGACTTGGAATATAATTTTTTGTGCTATATAATTTTCTAATGGTGTTAAAGGGTGCTAGTTAACCATTATTACTTAACTGAAGTTCTAATGATtacacagaaattaaaagaaataagaagaaaaggtaaaatttaTGGACCTAACTTcagttgaatgaatgaataattaaaatatgtaatttgcAATATCCCTATGAATTGCACATGAACTTATAGTAATGTCTTAAGTTTGTAAATCATAATTTTGCTCCATAGATGATTAATTTTAGCCATTACCTTGATATTTTAATACAGAAGATTTTATGTAAAGTATACTTgcatttttataagaaatttagATATCTTGTAAATTATATATGagaatgttttataatttacagtttgtataaataaaataatgtccaAGAAACAATAACTTTATATTGGGAACCATATAACCCTGaactcatttataaatattttatatgatccCAAGAATGATATCAGAAATTAAACTTTCAATTGTTagcaaattatctttttaaacatGATTTCTCCATTGAATTTCGCTGAGGTTTATCAGGAGCCCTCTTACTCAAATCTAACTTTTCCCATCCCAGAAATTTTGTCAGGAATTAGTCCCCAAACAGCCTCTTGTTATGAAATTACTCCCACTGTTCCCTCAGACTATACTTAAATCTGTCTGAGGCTCACAATGCCTGAATGCAATACTTAAACATTTCCTAAAATGTTAAACTTAACTAAGGAACTATTTCAATGCATACAAAACCCCACGGCCAAGAGGGATAATACCTAGAAACCAACATGAATGTGATGACCACATGCACTTGCCTGGGAATACCCTTCCTTGTGGGAAACATAACTGATGTTGATGGttcttattttccaaaataaatagtagtatttttgataaaatatctttttatgtaAACatcttgatttatttaaaaacagaagagtcTCTAATTTTGAGGTTGTAtttaaacttgaaaatatattttgataaccACTACTCATAGAATCTTTATAATGGACATGATTTCAGGAACttcatattatttataataattgaTACCATTTTTACAATAAATATGGGAAATTGTAGTAAATACACtgaatgtatttttaactttggaattaattcatattattattattaatcacaaAAGTTCTTTTCAAAATTGTATAGTTAGAGATTTTAGATAGCATCACAtctcttttcatatatattatatatatgtatatatatatatatgattttgtaTACTATGTTATCTTAACACACTCAAGTTAAAAACAATATTACTATTCCTTTTCCTTGGGGAAGAAAATCTTAAATATACTAAGTGCTGAActttgtatttgaaaattttcaatcaATTCTAAAACAAATTTCTTTCAGCATTTTCCAGAATCTAAACATAAATATGataactaaatataaaaacaagctTAGAATACAcaccatttttatttctccagCATCACAGTTTCCCTTATGTCAGTACTTCACAAAGTCTTTTGCACACTTTAAGCCAGTGAACATACTTTTCTCCCATCCTGTGCTTGGCAACTGCTTTCTTCAATGGAGACAACTGCAATTATaacttcccccacctctctctccctcctgccccgctctgtgtgtgtgtgtgtgtgtgtgtgtgtgtgtgtgtgtgtgtgtgtgtgtgtgttgtgggatgTTACTAATGAGTCAAGAATTAGGCCAGGGTCAGNNNNNNNNNNNNNNNNNNNNNNNNNNNNNNNNNNNNNNNNNNNNNNNNNNNNNNNNNNNNNNNNNNNNNNNNNNNNNNNNNNNNNNNNNNNNNNNNNNNNNNNNNNNNNNNNNNNNNNNNNNNNNNNNNNNNNNNNNNNNNNNNNNNNNNNNNNNNNNNNNNNNNNNNNNNNNNNNNNNNNNNNNNNNNNNNNNNNNNNNNNNNNNNNNNNNNNNNNNNNNNNNNNNNNNNNNNNNNNNNNNNNNNNNNNNNNNNNNNNNNNNNNNNNNNNNNNNNNNNNNNNNNNNNNNNNNNNNNNNNNNNNNNNNNNNNNNNNNNNNNNNNNNNNNNNNNNNNNNNNNNNNNNNNNNNNNNNNNNNNNNNNNNNNNNNNNNNNNNNNNNNNNNNNNNNNNNNNNNNNNNNNNNNNNNNNNNNNNNNNNNNNNNNNNNNNNNNNNNNNNNNNNNNNNNNNNNNNNNNNNNNNNNNNNNNNNNNNNNNNNNNNNNNNNNNNNNNNNNNNNNNNNNNNNNNNNNNNNNNNNNNNNNNNNNNNNNNNNNNNNNNNNNNNNNNNNNNNNNNNNNNNNNNNNNNNNNNNNNNNNNNNNNNNNNNNNNNNNNNNNNNNNNNNNNNNNNNNNNNNNNNNNNNNNNNNNNNNNNNNNNNNNNNNNNNNNNNNNNNNNNNNNNNNNNNNNNNNNNNNNNNNNNNNNNNNNNNNNNNNNNNNNNNNNNNNNNNNNNNNNNNNNNNNNNNNNNNNNNNNNNNNNNNNNNNNNNNNNNNNNNNNNNNNNNNNNNNNNNNNNNNNNNNNNNNNNNNNNNNNNNNNNNNNNNNNNNNNNNNNNNNNNNNNNNNNNNNNNNNNNNNNNNNNNNNNNNNNNNNNNNNNNNNNNNNNNNNNNNNNNNNNNNNNNNNNNNNNNNNNNNNNNNNNNNNNNNNNNNNNNNNNNNNNNNNNNNNNNNNNNNNNNNNNNNNNNNNNNNNNNNNNNNNNNNNNNNNNNNNNNNNNNNNNNNNNNNNNNNNNNNNNNNNNNNNNNNNNNNNNNNNNNNNNNNNNNNNNNNNNNNNNNtatatatatatatacacatacatgtgtgtgtgtgtctgtgcaccatggaaAATTAATCTGGATGGTGATCTCTTTGTTTGTATTCAGTTGTTCTTAACGTGAAGACTACCCTTGTGATAACAACAGGTAcgtaaaaataataacaacaataacaaagagaATAGTAAATcataataaatgttaataaactTTATTGACTGAACTGTGCCTTGCATCATCTTTTGTATTATTCAAGCTATTgttatgtattattttcttagaaatctaTCCCATGACAATggtttattaagaaaagaaaatactgggaTGATTTTTTACAGTATAGTTCTAGCTCAATAATTACAACAGGAATTGAGAAACTTGAATGTGTTATTTGTTATGACGGTCTATCAGCCTAATCTATGAAGCCGAACAAGCTAAAACACCATTTTGATAGCAAGCATCCACGTTTTGCCAGCAAGGATATCAACCATTTTAGAAGCAAAGCTGATGGAGTCAAGAAAGGCGGACTTGACAGTGGTGGCAAGTACCGCAAACAGAAGGTAGCAGCTGTTGAAGCTTCATATTTGGTGACACTCAGAGTCACCATAGTTATGCACATCACACCAATATTAAGGATTTGTTGTTGCCAACAGTCAAAACGAATGTTTGAGATATAATCAGAGACAAATTTGTTACACAATTGAGTGCAATTTCCTTATCTAACAATATTGTCCGCAGAAGAATATATGGCATGTCTACTTATGTTCTTGGTCAGGTaatcaagaaaattaaatatgctCCACTTCCAATGTTTAGTATTCAGTTTGATGAATCTATAGACATTTCAAACTGTTCACAAGTACTGGATTGCAAGAGGTATATCAATGACGGCAATTTTAAAAACGAGTTTCTTTATGCAAACCTCTTGAAGCAGCGACTACTGCACTTGGTGTCTTTGACACAGTTGGTTCATCTGAAAGAACAGAAGATATCTTAGAGAAAGGTTTATGGTCTTTGCACTGATGGTGCTCCAGCTATGCTAGAATGTCTGTCTGAGTTTCAATGTTTGGTACTGAATGAATCACCCACAGTCATCAGAACTCACTGTATGATGCAAATATTAGTCATTAAGAAGCTGGACACAAAAATtacaagaagaaatgaaaattattataaattttgtCAATTTGTAAAGGCAAATACTTTAAACAGTCAACTGTTTTTGCAACTGTGCAATGAGTTGGATGGGGTAGCTGACTATTTTG
Protein-coding regions in this window:
- the LOC101979739 gene encoding olfactory receptor 2L3-like, which produces MDSYNQTFTGFILLGLFPPSQTGLFLFIVIVLIFLTAWIGNLSMILLILLESRLHTPMYFLLSQLSLIDLNYISTIVPKMVSDFMLGNKYISFIGCGFQIFLFLTFGGAETLLLASMAYDRYVAICFPLHYATRMNKRVCVLMIIGSWVLGSINSSAHTGYALHIPYCRSRAINHFFCDVPAMLTLACMDTWVYEYTVFVSTILFLVLPFIGIVCSYGRVFLAVYRMHSGAGRKKAYSTCSTHLTVVTFFYAPFAYTYLRPRSLRSPAEDKTLAVFYTVLTPMFNPIIYSLRNKEVMEALRRITHRICFSKNIDKLPT